The Alkalihalophilus pseudofirmus nucleotide sequence TGTCTCAAAATATGCCCTAGAAGGATTAGCTGCTGTCTGGGCGGATGAGTTGAAAGATACAGGAGTCCAAATAGTGCTGGTCGACCCAGGAGAAATGGATACGATTATGCATAAAATTGCGGTACCAGATTGTAATTACTCTCTCTCATCCCCCGCACAAATTGCACGAGCACTACAATCAGTCGTATTAGATGAAACGATGAGCTTGAATGGGAAAAGATTCGAAGCACAAGACCTTATCGAGGAGGGACCTCATGATGATTAATAGTACGATCCATTCATTTAAACTACCACCTTACCTGCATGCCACTACGCCTGCAGAAGTTACAAGAAATCAACGCAGCGATGTAAGGTTAATGACTTTACACGGAGACAGCGGGGCTTGGGATCATCACACGTTTGAAGATATTATAGACCTTCTTCAGCCTAATGATCTTCTTATCTTAAACACTAGCCGTACCATTCCAAGCTCACTTCGGACAGTAGATGGGGCAGAGGTCCGACTTTCAAGAAAGATAGATGAACAGGTATGGGAAGTTTTAATCTTAGAGAAACGTTTAAACGAATCCACCACTCTCTATTTTGATGATGGAATCTCGGCATCTATCGTCGGTCCAGGTATGGCTCCTGAGTTGACTCTTATTGAATTTTCTATTGGAGGGGAAGGGTTAATGCACTTCTTTTACAATCATGGTCAGCCAATCACCTACGAATATATCGATTCTCCGTGGCAGCTATCACATTATCAAACAGTCTATAGCCATCAGCCTGGATCTGTAGAGATGAATTCAGCGGGGCGTGCATTTTCTCATAAAATGCTGAAACAATTAAAGGATAAAGGAGTTCAGATCGCCTATGTGTGCCTTCACACCGGCCTAAGCTATTACGAGAACAACCGCTGGCCTGATCCTTTAAGACACTTTGAGTGGTTTTCAGTGGGTGCTGATACCGTTGAACATATATACAAAACAAAAAAGGGAGGACATCGTGTGGTGGCAGTTGGAACCACTGTGGTGCGGGCGCTAGAAAGTGCATATGACCCCAAAGCTGGATTGCAGCCACAAGAAGGGCTCACTAATGTATATATTAAAAAAGATACGACCTTAAAAGTTGTAGACGGCCTGATTACAGGATTTCATGAGCCTGAAGCGAGCCACCTTGATATGTTATGCGCCTTTGTTCAAGAAAAAAAGTTGATTGAGGCCTACCAAGCAGCCATAAACGAACAGTATCTATGGCATGAGTTTGGTGATTTGAATCTCATTTGGAAGCGGACCTATGCATGAAGCTGCATCATCTTGGAATTGATGTCGTTGATCTTGATAAAAGTACAGATTACATCCAATCTATTTATCAAGCTCGGTTTCTTTTTGAGATCACTTTTGGTGAGGAGACAATCCGATTTTTCCAGCTGAATGAGTTTGTATTAGAGCTTATTTATAACCCTGCCAAAGAACAATTAAGCTGTCATATTGCATGGCAAGTAGATTCGATAGACCACATTCTTAATCACATAAGCAGCGAGGACGAAAAAAAGATCGAAGGACCCTATCAATTTGAAAATGGCTGGACATCTATTTTCTTCGAGGTAGATGAGGAACTGTATGTAGAATGGGTAGAGGAGTCCCTCTCTAAATAGAGACTGCTGAAAAGCCCGCCACTTACAGTAGTTGTTGATTTCCACTGGAGGCACACGCTTTCCGCGGGCGGCCCGGGAGCTTCCTCGTCGCTTCGTGCACTGGACCCATAAAGTTGGACACTTTTTTAAGCAGCTTTTTGGGTACTGAGTCGATAAGCTACTGGACTTTTCCGGTTCAATCTTGATTTAATTCTCACATGGTTGTAGTAATAGATGTATTGTTCTAACTCTTCTTTGAAGTGTTCAATACTATCAAATTCGTTTAAATAAAGGAACTCCGATTTCAGGATTCCAAAAAAGTTTTCCATGACAGAATTATCGTGACAGTTGCCTTTTCGAGACATACTTTGTGTGATGTTATGTTCTTTCAGTTTCCTTACGTAAGGGGCCATTCGATAGTGCCAACCTTGATCAGAATGAATCAAGAGATCATCGCCTTTATTTAGGTGCTTTAACCCTTGGTCCAACATCGTATCGACCAAATCATACGTTGGTCTTGATTGGAGCGTATAGGTTATCAGTTCGCCGTTAAACAGGTCAAATAGTGGAGACAGATAGAGCTTCTGTCCAAACAATTTAAATTCCGTAATGTCTGTCACCCACTTTTGATTAGGCTTCTCGGCTCTAAAGTTACGGTTTAGGATGTTTGGAGCTGCTTTTCCAACTTCTCCTTTATATGATTTGTATTTTTTCATTCGTACAAGGCATTTAAGCCCTAGGTCTCTCATCATTCGAAGCACTTTCTTTTTGTTAATCGCATATCCCTTTTCCTGAAGGAGGTCTGTAATACGACGATAGCCATATCGACCAAAGTGCTTATGGTAAATGAATGCAATTCTTCTTTTCCATTTTCGATCAGGATCTGGTTCGCTCCATTTTTTTACAAGGTTATAGTAAGTGCTTCTAGGCATCTTGGCTATCTTTAACATTCGAATCACCGGGAATTCGTTCCTTAGTTCATATACTACTTTCGCTTTGATTTTGTTGGTGATTGTTTTTCCTGAACTAAGGCTTTCAGCTTTTTTAAATACGCATTCTCCATACGCAGGTGTTCCAGTTCTCTTTTCATCTCTTCTATCGATTGGGTTGAAGAGTCGCTGTTGCCCTTGTTTTTATTCTGATTAGAAGTCATTGTAGAAAGCCCCTTTTCTCTTGGTTCAAGGGCATCTTCTCCAGCTGTTTCCCACTTTTTCTTCCATCTGCGAAGCATACATGGAACGGGAATATGAAAAATGGCTGATGCCTCTCGAATGGAGTAATTCTCTTCGGTCATAAATT carries:
- a CDS encoding S-adenosylmethionine:tRNA ribosyltransferase-isomerase → MMINSTIHSFKLPPYLHATTPAEVTRNQRSDVRLMTLHGDSGAWDHHTFEDIIDLLQPNDLLILNTSRTIPSSLRTVDGAEVRLSRKIDEQVWEVLILEKRLNESTTLYFDDGISASIVGPGMAPELTLIEFSIGGEGLMHFFYNHGQPITYEYIDSPWQLSHYQTVYSHQPGSVEMNSAGRAFSHKMLKQLKDKGVQIAYVCLHTGLSYYENNRWPDPLRHFEWFSVGADTVEHIYKTKKGGHRVVAVGTTVVRALESAYDPKAGLQPQEGLTNVYIKKDTTLKVVDGLITGFHEPEASHLDMLCAFVQEKKLIEAYQAAINEQYLWHEFGDLNLIWKRTYA
- a CDS encoding VOC family protein, yielding MKLHHLGIDVVDLDKSTDYIQSIYQARFLFEITFGEETIRFFQLNEFVLELIYNPAKEQLSCHIAWQVDSIDHILNHISSEDEKKIEGPYQFENGWTSIFFEVDEELYVEWVEESLSK
- a CDS encoding IS3 family transposase (programmed frameshift); the protein is MTTFTKEYKLQAAKRYLNEIISYRELANQVGVDDSTLRYWVMLVRYHGDQAFTFPYTNYSAAFKLKVIQFMTEENYSIREASAIFHIPVPCMLRRWKKKWETAGEDALEPREKGLSTMTSNQNKNKGNSDSSTQSIEEMKRELEHLRMENAYLKKLKGLSSGKTITNKIKAKVVYELRNEFPVIRMLKIAKMPRSTYYNLVKKWSEPDPDRKWKRRIAFIYHKHFGRYGYRRITDLLQEKGYAINKKKVLRMMRDLGLKCLVRMKKYKSYKGEVGKAAPNILNRNFRAEKPNQKWVTDITEFKLFGQKLYLSPLFDLFNGELITYTLQSRPTYDLVDTMLDQGLKHLNKGDDLLIHSDQGWHYRMAPYVRKLKEHNITQSMSRKGNCHDNSVMENFFGILKSEFLYLNEFDSIEHFKEELEQYIYYYNHVRIKSRLNRKSPVAYRLSTQKAA